The nucleotide sequence AAGTTTTTCTATAGGTTAAGGggtattttttattagtttgcCCAGGGacatgtaatatgtttaagccgGCACTGGTTCCATTGACTGCTGAAGAAGACTATTCCTCAGCTGCTTTAGATGATTCATTCAGAGTAGTTTGTAAACAAGTTGACACGCCTTTCACTCTAGAATCTTCTCTATATACATGAGAATTGTGGTTTTCACCATCAGGCGCAATACTATCATCTGCAACAATAGACATGGTTTGTGGATCCTCCTGTCCAGAATGTGCTGATATATGTGCTGATATCTCAACCAGATCCGGATTGGCCAATGCATCTTCACGACAAGATGAGGGTGAGAGGTTACTGCATCTTGTGTGAAGATCTTTTGGAGTATCTAACATTAGAGTTCTATTTTCTAAACTGATTTCAGAAGTTGAAATATGTTTAAACTGTTTAGGAACCCAAAATTAGGATCTACCATTGGAACATGccattttacagttttttaaaaaagtttttaacttatttccaaatattaaaattacaaacatgcttaaaaatctttttttagcATTCACTGCTCTATATAACATGTTTGTGatagtaaaaccaaaaaaataaaaataaaaaacatgttGGGATGGATTTAACTTAATAAATTTCACTAGAAAAATCAAAGACATAGAGAACTTTCATAAATTTGAAGTGTCGTTGAaagggaaaacaaagaaaaaagcatTAAAGAGAGAATTTGAGCGATGAAGGGCGCTACTTTACTACAAAGACATGAAGTTCTCCATGTGATTTGGGAACACATCCAAGTTGACAGTATTGCTGTACTTACCGTTGTCGTCACCAAGTCCATAACGGCATCCCAATACATCACCAAAAATTCCTTGAAACAAGGCTTCTTTAATAGTGTTTCTCCTTGGATcgaaatataaaacataaaacgaggCTGTCAAAACCATTGGTGTAAAAACAAGCTCACCAGCATCGCTAACACCCTTTAATAATAGGTTATTACTACCCCTCCATCTTCTCGTAGCTAGAGGTAAGGTAAAGCTTGTATACGTCCATTCGTGTCCATCTGCATCTTCCAAAACCCATAGCCTAACAGatttattaaggaaaaaatatgTAGTATCAACTAAGGCTAACTTTCCCTCCCCATAAGGTACTATCATATGAAAACCTGAAGATGAATAACCCTCTGGATATCTTATAGGATTGAACTTTTCAGATCCGACATGAAAGCTCATTATACAGCATTCACCACCAACACCTAAAAAGGCTCTATAATAGATAACTCCATCAATGCAACCATAACATCtattacaaaaatgtatatGGGAACCTTTGGGTATGAATCTCCATGATTCTTGAGCTCCCAATGTAAGAATCCCATGCTGTTGTAAATTTACGACCAGGACTTTGTATTTACCATCCAATGGATCGTATCCTAAAACAGACTGTCCCCGTCTCTTGAGTTTTCTTGTGGGCTTTGGCAAGTGTAAAACCTGTCCCGTGGTTGGGTTCCAAATCACGTTTCTTTTGAAGAGAATAAAGCCCTGGACGGATGCTGATGGATAATAACATTTCGGCCGTCTCCAAGTGTTTGTATTTTGCAACTCATAACTGTAGACCGGAGAATAAGACTCGTCAGTATTCTCGTATTGAGGGAACGAGAAAACGAATcgccttttctttttgaagaaGGTGAGCAGAAGACGACGTGGCCGACTCGCGAATGAGCTGATAAAACTTGGAAGCGTAGTGAAGGAAGACCAGAGTTTTGATACGCAGAGAAACCTCACAATCGATTTCGCAGGAAGTCTTGAGAGTATCTCCACGATTAGATCGAGTGGAATCGGGTCTGGTTGAGATctgtactcttcttcttcttcttcttcatgtgttGCTCTCTGCTGGATTTCTCCCCTGTTCTCATCTTGTTCATCTATGGCAGCTTGCTCAACAATGCCCTGTATCAGCGAGGAAGATTGTGATGTTCCGTGAATCTCTCCcgttttctcttcctctgaatcCATGGCGGATCAATCTTCAAACCCTATGTTTTTATCCTTTGCTAGAAAGCctagaaatatattattaattaccTTTAGATAAACCCAAAAGTATGTACTAACATTACAAATTAGGTCGAAATAGGGATTATTCCGGAACCGAAATAAGGcaatggaaaaggaaaaaaatgaactgaacaatacttgggttcacccatAGGgctgaacctctccattcacccctttataaaataagtaaataaaatctgtatatattattataaaattaaaaaatttaaaccgctctttaataaacccaaaccgacatatataaaatctaaaccctaaccatctcatttgtgaacccaaaccgatatataatttcgttctacttgtaaaatctaaactctaaccatctcatttgtgaacccaaaccgacatataattttgttctacttgtaaaatctaaaccctaaccatcccatttgtgaatccaaaccgacatataatttcattctaattgtaaaatctaaatcctaaccacctcatttgtaaacccaaaccgacatataatttcgttttagttgtaaaatctaaaccctaaccacttcatttgtaaacccaaaccgacatataattttattctaattttaaaaatctaaaccaatccaatatttaaatttccttaattaaaagtatacagaatttgtttccttaatttgatttgctttttaatttaattttgatttattttttaaatgaaatattagatggaaggttctgattggctgagagaagagggggtgaatggagaggttcacccctaggggtgaacctaagtatttttcaaaaaaatttcggATATTAACGTTCGGCTAATTGAACCCGACGTGAATCGATCACCATTGCGCCACGGATCCAGATGATTATTCCTCAACTTATAATTGTACTTATTCCGTTATTAGTAATCAATTATACTATAAACACCATTGTGTTTTACGTGGTTATGTCTCCAGATGCTAAcgtaggcatgtcaattagggccaaagcccGCGGGCTGGTCCGGTCCGGCCCTGAAAAATAGCGGGCTCGGACtttaatatatatgtccagaaaaaatcgggcTTTTCGGGTTCAGCCCGTTTGGGCTATAGGGTTTTTCAGATTTAGGATCGGGCTCGGAccagcccgaaaagccctttaataaatatatttgtactttttttcttaacatatttgtttgattgtaatatatgattaataatttattgtaattaaagttttaaactctaatcctagtttttatatttacttaataactatacttaatactttaaaaaaatttatccatgatattttatatgaattatatattagtttatttagttaaagtatcgaaattttgtttagtcttaatctttttattttaaattaagttggttgtaatgaatatagatgagttattaaatttttgattgatttttttatagtaCACCTTCAAACACTGTtttttaaggcttataagtttgaattttttatcagtaagataagcccgaaaaagcccgaaaagccctATAACCCTGTTAGGACCGGGCTCgagctttgaaatataggctcggaaatatttcgGGCCAGGCCGGGATCAAACATATGCGGGCTTTACGGGTTTCGGGCCGGGCCGAGCCaggccagcccgattgacacccctatgCTAACGTGATAAATGAAATGTGTATCCAAAAAGAAGAGCAACCATAAGCTACACGAGACTTCATGATCAGGGTTTGCTTATGATCATTGAGTTTGTCCTGATCTTCAATATGAAGAAGGAAAAGTGGCGCATTCGACAAATGCTAGAAACAGACCGTACCAGTTTCGGATATATATGCAATAGTGGTCTGTAGCATCCGCTTggttatataacactagataatgacccgtccgatgtgcgggtttaaaattttgcaaaagaaattaaatttaataaaaatatattaaaatctattgtatattatttataaatttgttttgctataatacactgaatTATATCCacatacaaatcttttatgtatgttaccattaaaagtgtatgtaacacccgcaaaccaatttttggtattttggtaagggtgtcgatcgacaccttctcgtgaggcatcgatcgacaccaattgtgaccggtttggtcggttcaattttatttgtccggtttgcgtggttggtttagggaatccctaaatcgtgtgtaAAAGGGGAANNNNNNNNNNNNNNNNNNNNNNNNNNNNNNNNNNNNNNNNNNNNNNNNNNNNNNNNNNNNNNNNNNNNNNNNNNNNNNNNNNNNNNNNNNNNNNNNNNNNNNNNNNNNNNNNNNNNNNNNNNNNNNNNNNNNNNNNNNNNNNNNNNNNNNNNNNNNNNNNNNNNNNNNNNNNNNNNNNNNNNNNNNNNNNNNNNNNNNNNNNNNNNNNNNNNNNNNNNNNNNNNNNNNNNNNNNNNNNNNNNNNNNNNNNNNNNNNNNNNNNNNNNNNNNNNNNNNNNNNNNNNNNNNNNNNNNNNNNNNNNNNNNNNNNNNNNNNNNNNNNNNNNNNNNNNNNNNNNNNNNNNNNNNNNNNNNNNNNNNNNNNNNNNNNNNNNNNNNNNNNNNNNNNNNNNNNNNNNNNNNNNNNNNNNNNNNNNNNNNNNNNNNNNNNNNNNNNNNNNNNNNNNNNNNNNNNNNNNNNNNNNNNNNNNNNNNNNNNNNNNNNNNNNNNNNNNNNNNNNNNNNNNNNNNNNNNNNNNNNNNNNNNNNNNNNNNNNNNNNNNNNNNNNNNNNNNNNNNNNNNNNNNNNNNNNNNNNNNNNNNNNNNNNNNNNNNNNNNNNNNNNNNNNNNNNNNNNNNNNNNNNNNNNNNNNNNNNNNNNNNNNNNNNNNNNNNNNNNNNNNNNNNNNNNNNNNNNNNNNNNNNNNNNNNNNNNNNNNNNNNNNNNNNNNNNNNNNNNNNNNNNNNNNNNNNNNNNNNNNNNNNNNNNNNNNNNNNNNNNNNNNNNNNNNNNNNNNNNNNNNNNNNNNNNNNNNNNNNNNNNNNNNNNNNNNNNNNNNNNNNNNNNNNNNNNNNNNNNNNNNNNNNNNNNNNNNNNNNNNNNNNNNNNNNNNNNNNNNNNNNNNNNNNNNNNNNNNNNNNNNNNNNNNNNNNNNNNNNNNNNNNNNNNNNNNNNNNNNNNNNNNNNNNNNNNNNNNNNNNNNNNNNNNNNNNNNNNNNNNNNNNNNNNNNNNNNNNNNNNNNNNNNNNNNNNNNNNNNNNNNNNNNNNNNNNNNNNNNNNNNNNNNNNNNNNNNNNNNNNNNNNNNNNNNNNNNNNNNNNNNNNNNNNNNNNNNNNNNNNNNNNNNNNNNNNNNNNNNNNNNNNNNNNNNNNNNNNNNNNNNNNNNNNNNNNNNNNNNNNNNNNNNNNNNNNNNNNNNNNNNNNNNNNNNNNNNNNNNNNNNNNNNNNNNNNNNNNNNNNNNNNNNNNNNNNNNNNNNNNNNNNNNNNNNNNNNNNNNNNNNNNNNNNNNNNNNNNNNNNNNNNNNNNNNNNNNNNNNNNNNNNNNNNNNNNNNNNNNNNNNNNNNNNNNNNNNNNNNNNNNNNNNNNNNNNNNNNNNNNNNNNNNNNNNNNNNNNNNNNNNNNNNNNNNNNNNNNNNNNNNNNNNNNNNNNNNNNNNNNNNNNNNNNNNNNNNNNNNNNNNNNNNNNNNNNNNgttattgattgttgttaggatgttagtgggtatgggaccactagtaaattaaggtaaaaaaaaaaaacgggaagggttgtttcattttggtatcagagcccttacggttctaggtctagggttcattgtgtTTTTTCTGCtgatgtttaggattccatGCTATGATTGGTTGTGTGAGttggtcaattgtgtgtggcatgaagtcctagaacatcctcttcgagcctgtgttgtgattccacggtaagttgtgtttttggtgtattagaattattgtttgcttagccttctgttcttggatgatacagatggttaggggtgaggatgctgttggtcgcggtcgtggtcgtgggcgtggtcgtggtcggggtcggggacgaggtcaggttcctgaggccagtgtgagtgtgacccagagcatggccagtgaggaggtggcggagtcacaggttcatcctagtgtgtctggagaccaggctggtttgggtgacggcagggcggatgggcccggtgtcggtcacggtgttgccccgggtgtgggggttgcagcgggaggtgctccaggcagggaggatgtcttgatggacttgctagctcaggttgtgcagcgacttccagcagttgtgccgccagtggttggtgggcaggatccagtagtgccaccagtggttggtgggcaagATCCGGTAGTACCGCCCGTGGGTGGTGGGCAGggtccagcggtgcagcctgtggcgggtttgcaggcaggtgtgcagccgggggccgaggtagtggatgctcagtatgttcggatgatggagcagctgcggcatgtgggagcagggtatttctcaggaagtaccgatccgagtgtagcggatgagtggagagagcggatggaggatattttcctttcgcttaggtgtcccgaccggtacagggtggatctggcagtgttttacttgtcaggagatgctcgtgtgtggtggaggtcggtgacagcacggagggtgcagaggggtatgtcttggggagattttgtgggggagtttaactccaagtattttcctcaggaggcacttgatcgtatggaggcacggttcttgggtctGACTCAGGGgaaccgtacagtgcgggagctggatgcagagttcagtcggcttgtagggtatgcaggcagggcatgggagccagaggcggctcaggtgcggaggtttttgttggctctgcgggatgatttgaggactcggtgcagagtgaggagctatgctacgagagcagagttggttgaggttgcaACTGGGATAGAGGaggacttgaggtcacaggtggttgtggtcggttcttcggtgcagccacagcagtctcagccgctttctgttcctagcaagggcggcaagcctgcgcaggggcagAAGAGGAAGTTNNNNNNNNNNNNNNNNNNNNNNNNNNNNNNNNNNNNNNNNNNNNNNNNNNNNNNNNNNNNNNNNNNNNNNNNNNNNNNNNNNNNNNNNNNNNNNNNNNNNNNNNNNNNNNNNNNNNNNNNNNNNNNNNNNNNNNNNNNNNNNNNNNNNNNNNNNNNNNNNNNNNNNNNNNNNNNNNNNNNNNNNNNNNNNNNNNNNNNNNNNNNNNNNNNNNNNNNNNNNNNNNNNNNNNNNNNNNNNNNNNNNNNNNNNNNNNNNNNNNNNNNNNNNNNNNNNNNNNNNNNNNNNNNNNNNNNNNNNNNNNNNNNNNNNNNNNNNNNNNNNNNNNNNNNNNNNNNNNNNNNNNNNNNNNNNNNNNNNNNNNNNNNNNNNNNNNNNNNNNNNNNNNNNNNNNNNNNNNNNNNNNNNNNNNNNNNNNNNNNNNNNNNNNNNNNNNNNNNNNNNNNNNNNNNNNNNNNNNNNNNNNNNNNNNNNNNNNNNNNNNNNNNNNNNNNNNNNNNNNNNNNNNNNNNNNNNNNNNNNNNNNNNNNNNNNNNNNNNNNNNNNNNNNNNNNNNNNNNNNNNNNNNNNNNNNNNNNNNNNNNNNNNNNNNNNNNNNNNNNNNNNNNNNNNNNNNNNNNNNNNNNNNNNNNNNNNNNNNNNNNNNNNNNNNNNNNNNNNNNNNNNNNNNNNNNNNNNNNNNNNNNNNNNNNNNNNNNNNNNNNNNNNNNNNNNNNNNNNNNNNNNNNNNNNNNNNNNNNNNNNNNNNNNNNNNNNNNNNNNNNNNNNNNNNNNNNNNNNNNNNNNNNNNNNNNNNNNNNNNNNNNNNNNNNNNNNNNNNNNNNNNNNNNNNNNNNNNNNNNNNNNNNNNNNNNNNNNNNNNNNNNNNNNNNNNNNNNNNNNNNNNNNNNNNNNNNNNNNNNNNNNNNNNNNNNNNNNNNNNNNNNNNNNNNNNNNNNNNNNNNNNNNNNNNNNNNNNNNNNNNNNNNNNNNNNNNNNNNNNNNNNNNNNNNNNNNNNNNNNNNNNNNNNNNNNNNNNNNNNNNNNNNNNNNNNNNNNNNNNNNNNNNNNNNNNNNNNNNNNNNNNNNNNNNNNNNNNNNNNNNNNNNNNNNNNNNNNNNNNNNNNNNNNNNNNNNNNNNNNNNNNNNNNNNNNNNNNNNNNNNNNNNNNNNNNNNNNNNNNNNNNNNNNNNNNNNNNNNNNNNNNNNNNNNNNNNNNNNNNNNNNNNNNNNNNNNNNNNNNNNNNNNagctgaatttgaggcagaggcgttggatggagttagtagcggattatgatttggacatagcttaccatcctgataaagctaatctggttgcagatgccttcagtcggaagcgggtggcttcggctcaggagcaggatatggaggcgttggtaggtgagattagtgcattgagtttgtgtgctatctcacaggaacctttgggtttggaggcagctgataGAGCGGATTTGCTGAG is from Camelina sativa cultivar DH55 chromosome 20, Cs, whole genome shotgun sequence and encodes:
- the LOC104772334 gene encoding putative F-box protein At1g50870; translation: MDSEEEKTGEIHGTSQSSSLIQGIVEQAAIDEQDENRGEIQQRATHEEEEEEEYRSQPDPIPLDLIVEILSRLPAKSIVRFLCVSKLWSSFTTLPSFISSFASRPRRLLLTFFKKKRRFVFSFPQYENTDESYSPVYSYELQNTNTWRRPKCYYPSASVQGFILFKRNVIWNPTTGQVLHLPKPTRKLKRRGQSVLGYDPLDGKYKVLVVNLQQHGILTLGAQESWRFIPKGSHIHFCNRCYGCIDGVIYYRAFLGVGGECCIMSFHVGSEKFNPIRYPEGYSSSGFHMIVPYGEGKLALVDTTYFFLNKSVRLWVLEDADGHEWTYTSFTLPLATRRWRGSNNLLLKGVSDAGELVFTPMVLTASFYVLYFDPRRNTIKEALFQGIFGDVLGCRYGLGDDNGKYSNTVNLDVFPNHMENFMSL